One part of the Mycobacteriales bacterium genome encodes these proteins:
- a CDS encoding TetR/AcrR family transcriptional regulator — MATTLSRRERVRAATVAEIKETARRILVAEGPDGLSLRAIAREMGMTAPALYRYFPSREDLVIALIADLYDELTEALEAARDGEAEAGAPFQLGAASREFRGWALANRREFELLFGSPIPGRGEDEDDDDPAHQASERFGLIFGGLVARIYLDDPFPIPADEEIPPELRQELETWRSWFPVELPLGAAQVFLSCWIQLYGMVAMEVFGHLRFALSDAEPMFESELRDLATKLGFADKYPPSPPP, encoded by the coding sequence GTGGCCACCACGCTCAGCCGCCGGGAGCGGGTCCGGGCGGCGACCGTCGCCGAGATCAAGGAGACCGCCCGGCGAATCCTGGTCGCCGAGGGTCCCGACGGGCTCTCGCTGCGGGCGATCGCGCGGGAGATGGGCATGACCGCGCCGGCGCTCTACCGCTACTTCCCCAGCCGGGAAGACCTGGTCATCGCCCTGATCGCCGACCTGTACGACGAGCTCACCGAGGCGCTGGAGGCGGCCCGCGACGGCGAGGCCGAGGCCGGGGCGCCGTTCCAGCTGGGCGCGGCCAGCCGGGAGTTCCGGGGCTGGGCGCTGGCGAACCGGCGCGAGTTCGAGTTGCTGTTCGGCAGCCCGATCCCGGGCCGCGGTGAGGACGAGGACGACGACGACCCGGCCCACCAGGCGTCCGAGCGGTTCGGGCTCATCTTCGGCGGGCTGGTGGCGCGGATCTACCTCGACGACCCGTTCCCGATCCCGGCCGACGAGGAGATCCCGCCGGAGCTGCGGCAGGAACTCGAGACCTGGCGCTCCTGGTTCCCGGTCGAGCTGCCGCTGGGCGCGGCGCAGGTGTTCCTGTCCTGCTGGATCCAGCTGTACGGGATGGTCGCGATGGAGGTCTTCGGCCACCTGCGGTTCGCGCTCTCCGACGCCGAGCCGATGTTCGAGTCCGAGCTCCGCGACCTCGCCACCAAACTCGGCTTCGCCGACAAGTACCCACCTTCTCCCCCGCCCTGA
- a CDS encoding FAD-dependent oxidoreductase, translating into MTSYAGVSLWLDQVGELRPRPALDGDVEADVAIVGAGYTGLWTAYYLAVADPSLRIVVVEREVAGFGASGRNGGWCSALFAASREAVAAAAGGAAAGHAAAVDLQAAMVETVDEVGRIAAAEGIECGYAKGGTLTLATSPAHVERVKAHVADDQDWGATDTRWLSAAEVRERVAAAGVLGAAFTPHCARVQPAALVRGLARAASERGVRIYERTAATALSAGVVETARGRVRAPVVIRATEAYTAELPGERRTVLPIYSLIVATAPLPAAAWDALGWDGAETLTDGRHLLVYAQRTADGRIAFGGRGAPYHARSRTEPAYDRDERVFAELERTMRTVLPGLGDVPVTHRWGGPLAAARDWFPSVGLDPATGLGWGGGYVGDGVATANLAGRTLADLVLRRDTRLTRLPWVGHRSRRWEPEPLRWLGATAVRRLATSADAAEARTGTPARRATLLTRLTGG; encoded by the coding sequence GTGACGTCGTACGCGGGGGTCAGCCTGTGGCTGGATCAGGTCGGGGAGCTGCGGCCTCGACCGGCGCTGGACGGGGACGTCGAGGCCGACGTGGCCATCGTCGGGGCCGGCTACACGGGGCTCTGGACCGCGTACTACCTCGCGGTCGCCGACCCGTCGCTGCGGATCGTGGTGGTGGAGCGGGAGGTCGCCGGGTTCGGAGCCTCCGGGCGCAACGGCGGCTGGTGCTCGGCGCTGTTCGCGGCCTCCCGGGAGGCGGTGGCCGCGGCCGCCGGCGGGGCCGCGGCCGGGCACGCCGCCGCGGTCGACCTGCAGGCGGCGATGGTCGAGACCGTCGACGAGGTCGGCCGGATCGCGGCGGCCGAGGGCATCGAGTGCGGGTACGCCAAGGGCGGCACGCTCACGCTGGCGACCTCGCCCGCGCACGTGGAGCGGGTCAAGGCCCACGTCGCCGACGACCAGGACTGGGGTGCGACCGACACCCGCTGGCTGTCCGCGGCCGAGGTCCGGGAGCGGGTCGCCGCGGCCGGGGTGCTCGGCGCGGCCTTCACCCCGCACTGCGCCCGGGTCCAGCCGGCCGCGCTGGTCCGGGGGCTGGCCCGGGCGGCCTCCGAGCGCGGCGTCCGGATCTACGAGCGGACCGCCGCGACCGCGCTGTCGGCCGGCGTTGTGGAGACCGCGCGGGGGCGGGTGCGGGCGCCGGTGGTGATCCGGGCGACCGAGGCGTACACGGCCGAGCTGCCGGGGGAGCGGCGGACCGTGCTGCCGATCTACTCGCTGATCGTGGCGACCGCGCCGCTGCCCGCGGCGGCCTGGGACGCGCTCGGCTGGGACGGCGCCGAGACGCTCACGGACGGGCGGCACCTGCTGGTGTACGCGCAGCGCACCGCGGACGGGCGGATCGCGTTCGGCGGGCGGGGGGCGCCGTACCACGCCCGGTCCCGGACCGAGCCCGCGTACGACCGGGACGAGCGGGTCTTCGCCGAGCTGGAGCGGACGATGCGCACGGTCCTGCCGGGCCTCGGGGACGTCCCGGTCACGCACCGGTGGGGCGGCCCGCTGGCGGCGGCCCGGGACTGGTTCCCCTCGGTCGGGCTCGATCCGGCGACCGGCCTCGGCTGGGGCGGCGGGTACGTCGGCGACGGCGTCGCCACCGCCAACCTGGCCGGGCGGACGCTGGCCGACCTCGTCCTGCGCCGGGACACCCGGCTGACCCGGCTGCCCTGGGTCGGGCACCGGTCCCGGCGCTGGGAACCGGAGCCGCTGCGCTGGCTCGGGGCGACCGCGGTCCGCCGGCTCGCGACCTCGGCCGACGCGGCCGAGGCCCGCACCGGCACCCCCGCCCGCCGGGCCACCCTCCTCACCCGCCTCACCGGCGGCTGA